The Phragmites australis chromosome 15, lpPhrAust1.1, whole genome shotgun sequence genome window below encodes:
- the LOC133892740 gene encoding phosphoinositide phospholipase C 2-like isoform X2 yields the protein MGTTYKCCLVFKRRFHTRDAPPPDDVRALFTLHSGGGPQMGADGLRRYLDATGHDQGLDDAEVDRLLYQIRLLQGRARVPRLARSLLALDDFHRFLFSHDLNPPIGHPQVHHDMTQPLSHYFIYTGHNSYLTGNQLSSDCSDVPIIKALQRGVRVIELDMWPNSTKDDINILHGRTLTTPVSLIKCLRSIKEYAFVASPYPVIITLEDHLPSDLQEKVAKMVLEVFGNILYYPATDHLKELPSPEELKGHVLLSTKPPKEYLESKDGATMKEGDAELQLGKGAGDDTAWGKEVPDFQTEIQSAKKHDDDVSEHQRDEDDNDDEEEQKMQPHIAPQYKHLITIRAGKPKGSLSDALKSDPDKVRRLSLSEQQLAKAAEDHGTEIVRFTQRNILRIYPKGTRVTSSNYNPFLGWVHGAQMVAFNMQGYGRALWLMHGFYKANGGCGYVKKPDFLMQTEPEVFDPRKPQPERKTLKVKVYMGDGWRVDFKQTHFDKYSPPDFYVRVGIAGVPADSVMKKTKAIEDNWVPVWEEEFTFTLTVPEIALLRVEVHEYDMSEKDDFGGQTVLPVAELRPGIRAVALFDHRGNRYNNVKLLMRFEFV from the exons ATGGGTACCACGTACAAGTGCTGCCTCGTCTTCAAGCGCCGCTTCCACACCCGGGATGCCCCGCCGCCCGACGACGTCCGCGCCCTCTTCACCCTCCACTCCGGCGGTGGGCCCCAAATGGGCGCCGACGGCCTGCGCCGCTACCTCGACGCCACCGGACACGACCAAGGCCTGGACGACGCCGAGGTCGACCGCCTGCTCTACCAGATCCGCCTCCTGCAGGGCCGCGCCCGCGTCCCGCGTCTGGCGCGCTCGCTGCTGGCCCTCGACGACTTCCACCGCTTCCTCTTCTCCCACGACCTCAACCCACCCATCGGCCACCCGCAGGTCCACCACGACATGACCCAACCGCTCTCCCACTACTTCATCTACACCGGACACAACTCCTACCTCACCGGAAACCAGCTCAGCAGCGACTGCAGCGACGTCCCCATCATCAAGGCGCTACAGAGGGGGGTCAGGGTCATCGAGCTCGACATGTGGCCCAATTCAACAAAGGATGACATCAACATCCTACACGGCAG GACACTGACCACCCCGGTTTCGCTGATCAAATGCTTGAGGTCCATCAAAGAATACGCCTTTGTTGCATCTCCCTATCCTGTCATCATCACGCTCGAAGACCACCTTCCATCTGACCTCCAAGAAAAAGTTGCCAAG ATGGTTCTTGAAGTATTTGGCAACATACTTTACTACCCTGCTACCGATCATCTCAAAGAACTCCCTTCACCTGAAGAGCTCAAGGGCCATGTACTCCTCTCAACAAAGCCCCCCAAGGAGTACCTTGAATCCAAGGATGGTGCCACCATGAAAGAGGGTGATGCTGAGCTTCAACTTGGCAAAGGAGCTGGCGATGATACGGCATGGGGAAAAGAAGTACCAGATTTTCAGACTGAAATTCAGTCTGCTAAAAAG CATGACGACGACGTCTCAGAACACCAAAGAGACGAAGACGACAACGACGATGAGGAAGAACAGAAAATGCAGCCACATATAGCTCCACAGTATAAACACCTTATTACTATTAGAGCAGGGAAGCCAAAAGGTTCTCTATCTGATGCCTTGAAGAGTGATCCGGATAAAGTTAGGCGCCTCAGTTTGAGCGAGCAACAACTTGCAAAAGCGGCAGAGGATCATGGCACCGAAATTGTGAG GTTCACACAGAGGAACATACTGAGGATATACCCAAAGGGCACTCGTGTTACTTCATCCAACTACAACCCATTTCTTGGCTGGGTGCATGGTGCTCAAATGGTGGCCTTCAATATGCAG GGATACGGAAGAGCCCTTTGGCTAATGCATGGATTTTATAAGGCCAATGGTGGATGCGGTTATGTGAAGAAACCAGATTTCTTAATGCAAACAGAACCGGAAGTTTTCGATCCGAGAAAACCCCAACCTGAGAGGAAAACCTTGAAG GTCAAAGTATACATGGGCGATGGTTGGCGGGTGGACTTTAAGCAGACACACTTTGACAAGTATTCTCCTCCAGATTTCTATGTACGG GTTGGGATAGCCGGAGTTCCAGCAGACTCTGTGATGAAGAAGACCAAGGCCATAGAGGATAACTGGGTTCCGGTGTGGGAGGAGGAGTTCACGTTCACTCTGACTGTGCCCGAGATCGCTTTGCTCCGAGTGGAGGTGCACGAGTACGACATGTCCGAGAAGGACGATTTCGGCGGGCAGACCGTCCTGCCGGTTGCGGAGCTGCGGCCCGGAATCCGGGCGGTGGCGCTCTTCGACCACAGAGGGAACAGGTACAACAACGTGAAGCTTCTCATGCGCTTCGAGTTTGTTTGA
- the LOC133892740 gene encoding phosphoinositide phospholipase C 2-like isoform X1 — MGTTYKCCLVFKRRFHTRDAPPPDDVRALFTLHSGGGPQMGADGLRRYLDATGHDQGLDDAEVDRLLYQIRLLQGRARVPRLARSLLALDDFHRFLFSHDLNPPIGHPQVHHDMTQPLSHYFIYTGHNSYLTGNQLSSDCSDVPIIKALQRGVRVIELDMWPNSTKDDINILHGRTLTTPVSLIKCLRSIKEYAFVASPYPVIITLEDHLPSDLQEKVAKMVLEVFGNILYYPATDHLKELPSPEELKGHVLLSTKPPKEYLESKDGATMKEGDAELQLGKGAGDDTAWGKEVPDFQTEIQSAKKQHDDDVSEHQRDEDDNDDEEEQKMQPHIAPQYKHLITIRAGKPKGSLSDALKSDPDKVRRLSLSEQQLAKAAEDHGTEIVRFTQRNILRIYPKGTRVTSSNYNPFLGWVHGAQMVAFNMQGYGRALWLMHGFYKANGGCGYVKKPDFLMQTEPEVFDPRKPQPERKTLKVKVYMGDGWRVDFKQTHFDKYSPPDFYVRVGIAGVPADSVMKKTKAIEDNWVPVWEEEFTFTLTVPEIALLRVEVHEYDMSEKDDFGGQTVLPVAELRPGIRAVALFDHRGNRYNNVKLLMRFEFV, encoded by the exons ATGGGTACCACGTACAAGTGCTGCCTCGTCTTCAAGCGCCGCTTCCACACCCGGGATGCCCCGCCGCCCGACGACGTCCGCGCCCTCTTCACCCTCCACTCCGGCGGTGGGCCCCAAATGGGCGCCGACGGCCTGCGCCGCTACCTCGACGCCACCGGACACGACCAAGGCCTGGACGACGCCGAGGTCGACCGCCTGCTCTACCAGATCCGCCTCCTGCAGGGCCGCGCCCGCGTCCCGCGTCTGGCGCGCTCGCTGCTGGCCCTCGACGACTTCCACCGCTTCCTCTTCTCCCACGACCTCAACCCACCCATCGGCCACCCGCAGGTCCACCACGACATGACCCAACCGCTCTCCCACTACTTCATCTACACCGGACACAACTCCTACCTCACCGGAAACCAGCTCAGCAGCGACTGCAGCGACGTCCCCATCATCAAGGCGCTACAGAGGGGGGTCAGGGTCATCGAGCTCGACATGTGGCCCAATTCAACAAAGGATGACATCAACATCCTACACGGCAG GACACTGACCACCCCGGTTTCGCTGATCAAATGCTTGAGGTCCATCAAAGAATACGCCTTTGTTGCATCTCCCTATCCTGTCATCATCACGCTCGAAGACCACCTTCCATCTGACCTCCAAGAAAAAGTTGCCAAG ATGGTTCTTGAAGTATTTGGCAACATACTTTACTACCCTGCTACCGATCATCTCAAAGAACTCCCTTCACCTGAAGAGCTCAAGGGCCATGTACTCCTCTCAACAAAGCCCCCCAAGGAGTACCTTGAATCCAAGGATGGTGCCACCATGAAAGAGGGTGATGCTGAGCTTCAACTTGGCAAAGGAGCTGGCGATGATACGGCATGGGGAAAAGAAGTACCAGATTTTCAGACTGAAATTCAGTCTGCTAAAAAG CAGCATGACGACGACGTCTCAGAACACCAAAGAGACGAAGACGACAACGACGATGAGGAAGAACAGAAAATGCAGCCACATATAGCTCCACAGTATAAACACCTTATTACTATTAGAGCAGGGAAGCCAAAAGGTTCTCTATCTGATGCCTTGAAGAGTGATCCGGATAAAGTTAGGCGCCTCAGTTTGAGCGAGCAACAACTTGCAAAAGCGGCAGAGGATCATGGCACCGAAATTGTGAG GTTCACACAGAGGAACATACTGAGGATATACCCAAAGGGCACTCGTGTTACTTCATCCAACTACAACCCATTTCTTGGCTGGGTGCATGGTGCTCAAATGGTGGCCTTCAATATGCAG GGATACGGAAGAGCCCTTTGGCTAATGCATGGATTTTATAAGGCCAATGGTGGATGCGGTTATGTGAAGAAACCAGATTTCTTAATGCAAACAGAACCGGAAGTTTTCGATCCGAGAAAACCCCAACCTGAGAGGAAAACCTTGAAG GTCAAAGTATACATGGGCGATGGTTGGCGGGTGGACTTTAAGCAGACACACTTTGACAAGTATTCTCCTCCAGATTTCTATGTACGG GTTGGGATAGCCGGAGTTCCAGCAGACTCTGTGATGAAGAAGACCAAGGCCATAGAGGATAACTGGGTTCCGGTGTGGGAGGAGGAGTTCACGTTCACTCTGACTGTGCCCGAGATCGCTTTGCTCCGAGTGGAGGTGCACGAGTACGACATGTCCGAGAAGGACGATTTCGGCGGGCAGACCGTCCTGCCGGTTGCGGAGCTGCGGCCCGGAATCCGGGCGGTGGCGCTCTTCGACCACAGAGGGAACAGGTACAACAACGTGAAGCTTCTCATGCGCTTCGAGTTTGTTTGA
- the LOC133892934 gene encoding uncharacterized protein LOC133892934, translating to MEKIRRKEERAAASLPLPARRRIALPSPSAPTQGQGVSLADAFDPGAPPPFGLADIRAAIPKHCWVKDPWRSMSYVLRDVVVVLGLAAAAAPRQLARYCIQLHISYLFIVLSSQVLPMLPNIVNLPMDKFQTALSRILQGSPRNGPSLDPSEILIAIHLIDPDKEGIALKQVIDACAACFEQRTIFTQQVLAKALNQLVEQIPLPLLFMRTVMQAIGDFPALVDFVMEIMSRLVSKFGNILSYGYDS from the exons atggaaaaaataagACGAAAGGAAGAGAG AGCTGCTGCGTCCCTCCCGCTCCCCGCCCGACGCCGCATTGCCCTCCCGTCCCCCTCCGCGCCCACCCAAGGGCAAGGAGTCTCTTTGGCCGATGCGTTCGACCccggggcgccgccgccgttcgGACTAGCCGACATCCGCGCCGCCATCCCCAAGCATTGCTGGGTCAAGGACCCCTGGCGCTCCATGAGCTACGTCCTGCGCGACGTCGTCGTCGTGCTCGGACTcgctgctgccgccgcgccTCGACAGCTGGCTC GATACTGTATTCAGTTGCACATTAGTTATTTGTTCATTGTATTGTCTTCTCAGGTCCTGCCTATGCTCCCCAATATTGTTAATCTTCCTATGGATAAGTTTCAAACTGCCCTTTCACGAATCTTGCAG GGATCACCACGAAATGGCCCTTCTCTTGATCCATCAGAAATTTTGATTGCGATTCATTTAATAGATCCTGATAAGGAAGGAATAGCACTCAAACAG GTTATAGATGCGTGCGCGGCATGCTTCGAGCAAAGAACAATATTCACCCAGCAAGTTCTGGCAAAAGCACTAAATCAACTG GTTGAACAGATTCCTCTTCCTTTGCTATTCATGAGGACTGTTATGCAAGCAATAGGCGATTTTCCTGCCTTG GTGGATTTTGTGATGGAGATCATGTCACGCCTTGTTAGCAA ATTTGGAAATATCCTAAGTTATGGGTATGATTCCTGA